A region from the Vicia villosa cultivar HV-30 ecotype Madison, WI linkage group LG3, Vvil1.0, whole genome shotgun sequence genome encodes:
- the LOC131593328 gene encoding G-type lectin S-receptor-like serine/threonine-protein kinase At4g27290 isoform X1 has translation MKNNHKVLMLMVCTFFFCTIMPTFSKQNTFTTIAQNQFIQYSDTLVSAAGTFEAGFFNFGDPQRQYFGIWYKSISPRTIVWVANRETPVQNSTGLLKLNDQGKLVILDGPKGVVWSSNLSRTMVKPVVAQLLDSGNLIVKDANSSVKNKDFVWESFDYPGNTFLAGMKLESNLVTGPYRYIRSWKSPDDPSDGEFSYQIDTCGFPQLVTAKGGSLLYRSGSWNGFLFTGISWPMHRIYNLFFVFDDKEVSYRYETLNRSIISRTVLDPYGTSQRFIWSDESQVWKATVTRPVDQCDDYALCGINSNCNINDIQMCECLDGFTPKIQAKWDSSDWSGGCVRRTKLNCLNGDGFLKYTNMKLPDTSASWFNRSLSLEECKTVCLKNCSCVAYANLDIRNGGSGCLLWFHSIVDMRKHLDRGQDIYIRLAFSELDHTKNKMNLGTKLAAIFLGVMAFIIGLTVLLLVTSTFRKKLGCIRKLIPWSHKKEKKEEDFPTVFDFSTIINVTDNFSYQNKLGEGGFGPVYKGVLADGQEIAVKRLAETSGQGTKEFKNEVKLMATLQHRNLVKLLGCSIHQDEKLLIYEFMPNRSLDYFIFDTTRSKLLDWRKRLEIIDGIARGLLYLHQDSTLRIIHRDLKTSNILLDIDMIPKISDFGLARSFMGDHAEANTNRVMGTYGYMPPEYAVHGYFSTKSDVFSFGVVVLEIISGRKNRGFCDPQHHLNLLGHAWRLWIEERPEELMADTLYDEAISSEILRFIHVGLLCVQRKPENRPNMSSVIFMLKGEKLLPKPCEPGFYDGRDYTNSTGSTSKGCSINEASISLLEAR, from the exons ATGAAGAACAACCATAAGGTGCTAATGCTAATGGTGTGTACTTTCTTCTTTTGCACCATTATGCCAACTTTCTCTAAACAAAACACCTTTACGACTATTGCTCAGAATCAGTTTATCCAATATAGTGATACACTTGTTTCTGCAGCAGGAACCTTTGAAGCAGGCTTTTTCAACTTTGGAGATCCGCAACGCCAGTACTTCGGTATATGGTACAAAAGCATATCACCTAGGACTATTGTGTGGGTTGCTAATCGAGAGACCCCTGTACAAAACTCAACAGGATTGCTGAAACTCAATGATCAGGGAAAGCTTGTTATTCTTGATGGCCCGAAAGGCGTTGTCTGGTCCTCTAATTTATCGAGAACTATGGTGAAACCAGTTGTTGCGCAGTTGTTGGATTCAGGAAACCTTATTGTGAAAGACGCGAACAGCAGCGTTAAGAATAAGGATTTTGTTTGGGAGAGTTTTGATTATCCCGGTAACACTTTCCTTGCTGGAATGAAGCTGGAAAGTAATTTAGTTACTGGTCCGTATAGATATATCAGATCATGGAAAAGTCCTGATGATCCTTCAGACGGTGAGTTTTCGTATCAGATAGATACGTGTGGCTTTCCACAGCTGGTTACTGCAAAGGGAGGAAGTTTACTCTATAGATCAGGTTCATGGAATGGTTTTCTTTTCACTGGAATTTCGTGGCCAATGCATAGAATCTATAATCTCTTTTTTGTGTTCGACGACAAGGAAGTCTCTTATCGATATGAAACTTTGAACCGTTCGATTATTTCTAGAACGGTGCTAGATCCATATGGAACTTCACAGCGCTTTATATGGTCTGATGAGTCACAGGTTTGGAAGGCGACAGTTACTCGTCCGGTAGACCAGTGTGATGATTATGCCTTATGCGGTATCAACTCTAACTGCAATATTAATGACATCCAAATGTGTGAGTGCTTGGATGGTTTTACACCGAAAATTCAAGCGAAATGGGATTCGTCTGATTGGTCTGGCGGGTGTGTAAGGAGAACGAAACTGAATTGTCTCAACGGAGATGGATTTCTGAAGTACACAAACATGAAATTGCCAGACACTTCGGCTTCCTGGTTTAACAGGAGCTTGAGCCTCGAGGAATGTAAGACAGTGTGTTTGAAAAACTGTTCTTGCGTTGCATACGCAAATTTAGATATCAGAAATGGTGGGAGTGGCTGCTTACTTTGGTTTCATAGTATTGTCGACATGAGAAAACACTTAGATCGAGGACAAGACATTTACATTCGACTCGCATTTTCTGAACTAg ATCATACAAAGAATAAGATGAACTTGGGTACGAAGCTTGCTGCGATTTTCTTAGGGGTTATGGCATTCATCATAGGACTTACAGTTCTTCTATTGGTGACATCAACATTTAGGAAGAAGCTTG GGTGTATAAGAAAGTTGATTCCATGGAGCcacaagaaggagaagaaagaggAAGATTTTCCAACAGTATTTGATTTTTCAACCATCATTAATGTCACGGATAACTTCTCTTACCAAAACAAGTTAGGAGAAGGTGGCTTTGGGCCGGTATATAAG GGCGTATTGGCGGATGGACAAGAGATTGCTGTTAAGAGGCTTGCGGAAACATCAGGGCAAGGAACTAAGGAGTTCAAGAATGAAGTGAAGTTAATGGCAACACTTCAACACCGTAATCTTGTAAAACTTCTTGGTTGTTCTATTCATCAAGATGAAAAGTTGTTGATCTATGAATTCATGCCTAACAGAAGCTTGGATTACTTTATTTTTG ATACTACGCGAAGTAAGTTACTGGATTGGAGAAAGCGCTTGGAAATTATCGATGGGATTGCTCGGGGGCTGCTGTATCTCCACCAAGATTCTACGTTAAGAATCATACATAGAGATCTCAAGACAAGCAATATTCTTCTTGATATTGATATGATCCCAAAGATATCAGATTTTGGTTTAGCCAGATCATTTATGGGAGACCATGCCGAGGCTAACACAAATAGAGTGATGGGAACATA TGGATATATGCCTCCAGAATATGCAGTGCACGGATATTTCTCAACAAAATCGGATGTTTTTAGCTTTGGAGTCGTTGTGCTTGAGATAATTAGTGGTAGGAAGAATCGCGGATTTTGTGACCCTCAACATCATCTAAACCTTCTTGGTCAT GCATGGAGACTATGGATTGAAGAAAGGCCAGAGGAGTTAATGGCCGACACATTATATGATGAGGCCATAAGTTCAGAAATATTAAGATTTATTCATGTGGGACTATTGTGTGTACAACGGAAACCGGAAAATAGGCCTAACATGTCATCTGTGATTTTTATGTTAAAGGGTGAAAAGTTACTCCCGAAACCATGTGAGCCTGGGTTCTACGATGGAAGAGACTATACAAATAGCACAGGATCTACTTCAAAGGGGTGTTCAATAAATGAAGCTTCAATCTCATTGTTAGAAGCTCGATAG
- the LOC131593328 gene encoding G-type lectin S-receptor-like serine/threonine-protein kinase At4g27290 isoform X2, translating into MVKPVVAQLLDSGNLIVKDANSSVKNKDFVWESFDYPGNTFLAGMKLESNLVTGPYRYIRSWKSPDDPSDGEFSYQIDTCGFPQLVTAKGGSLLYRSGSWNGFLFTGISWPMHRIYNLFFVFDDKEVSYRYETLNRSIISRTVLDPYGTSQRFIWSDESQVWKATVTRPVDQCDDYALCGINSNCNINDIQMCECLDGFTPKIQAKWDSSDWSGGCVRRTKLNCLNGDGFLKYTNMKLPDTSASWFNRSLSLEECKTVCLKNCSCVAYANLDIRNGGSGCLLWFHSIVDMRKHLDRGQDIYIRLAFSELDHTKNKMNLGTKLAAIFLGVMAFIIGLTVLLLVTSTFRKKLGCIRKLIPWSHKKEKKEEDFPTVFDFSTIINVTDNFSYQNKLGEGGFGPVYKGVLADGQEIAVKRLAETSGQGTKEFKNEVKLMATLQHRNLVKLLGCSIHQDEKLLIYEFMPNRSLDYFIFDTTRSKLLDWRKRLEIIDGIARGLLYLHQDSTLRIIHRDLKTSNILLDIDMIPKISDFGLARSFMGDHAEANTNRVMGTYGYMPPEYAVHGYFSTKSDVFSFGVVVLEIISGRKNRGFCDPQHHLNLLGHAWRLWIEERPEELMADTLYDEAISSEILRFIHVGLLCVQRKPENRPNMSSVIFMLKGEKLLPKPCEPGFYDGRDYTNSTGSTSKGCSINEASISLLEAR; encoded by the exons ATGGTGAAACCAGTTGTTGCGCAGTTGTTGGATTCAGGAAACCTTATTGTGAAAGACGCGAACAGCAGCGTTAAGAATAAGGATTTTGTTTGGGAGAGTTTTGATTATCCCGGTAACACTTTCCTTGCTGGAATGAAGCTGGAAAGTAATTTAGTTACTGGTCCGTATAGATATATCAGATCATGGAAAAGTCCTGATGATCCTTCAGACGGTGAGTTTTCGTATCAGATAGATACGTGTGGCTTTCCACAGCTGGTTACTGCAAAGGGAGGAAGTTTACTCTATAGATCAGGTTCATGGAATGGTTTTCTTTTCACTGGAATTTCGTGGCCAATGCATAGAATCTATAATCTCTTTTTTGTGTTCGACGACAAGGAAGTCTCTTATCGATATGAAACTTTGAACCGTTCGATTATTTCTAGAACGGTGCTAGATCCATATGGAACTTCACAGCGCTTTATATGGTCTGATGAGTCACAGGTTTGGAAGGCGACAGTTACTCGTCCGGTAGACCAGTGTGATGATTATGCCTTATGCGGTATCAACTCTAACTGCAATATTAATGACATCCAAATGTGTGAGTGCTTGGATGGTTTTACACCGAAAATTCAAGCGAAATGGGATTCGTCTGATTGGTCTGGCGGGTGTGTAAGGAGAACGAAACTGAATTGTCTCAACGGAGATGGATTTCTGAAGTACACAAACATGAAATTGCCAGACACTTCGGCTTCCTGGTTTAACAGGAGCTTGAGCCTCGAGGAATGTAAGACAGTGTGTTTGAAAAACTGTTCTTGCGTTGCATACGCAAATTTAGATATCAGAAATGGTGGGAGTGGCTGCTTACTTTGGTTTCATAGTATTGTCGACATGAGAAAACACTTAGATCGAGGACAAGACATTTACATTCGACTCGCATTTTCTGAACTAg ATCATACAAAGAATAAGATGAACTTGGGTACGAAGCTTGCTGCGATTTTCTTAGGGGTTATGGCATTCATCATAGGACTTACAGTTCTTCTATTGGTGACATCAACATTTAGGAAGAAGCTTG GGTGTATAAGAAAGTTGATTCCATGGAGCcacaagaaggagaagaaagaggAAGATTTTCCAACAGTATTTGATTTTTCAACCATCATTAATGTCACGGATAACTTCTCTTACCAAAACAAGTTAGGAGAAGGTGGCTTTGGGCCGGTATATAAG GGCGTATTGGCGGATGGACAAGAGATTGCTGTTAAGAGGCTTGCGGAAACATCAGGGCAAGGAACTAAGGAGTTCAAGAATGAAGTGAAGTTAATGGCAACACTTCAACACCGTAATCTTGTAAAACTTCTTGGTTGTTCTATTCATCAAGATGAAAAGTTGTTGATCTATGAATTCATGCCTAACAGAAGCTTGGATTACTTTATTTTTG ATACTACGCGAAGTAAGTTACTGGATTGGAGAAAGCGCTTGGAAATTATCGATGGGATTGCTCGGGGGCTGCTGTATCTCCACCAAGATTCTACGTTAAGAATCATACATAGAGATCTCAAGACAAGCAATATTCTTCTTGATATTGATATGATCCCAAAGATATCAGATTTTGGTTTAGCCAGATCATTTATGGGAGACCATGCCGAGGCTAACACAAATAGAGTGATGGGAACATA TGGATATATGCCTCCAGAATATGCAGTGCACGGATATTTCTCAACAAAATCGGATGTTTTTAGCTTTGGAGTCGTTGTGCTTGAGATAATTAGTGGTAGGAAGAATCGCGGATTTTGTGACCCTCAACATCATCTAAACCTTCTTGGTCAT GCATGGAGACTATGGATTGAAGAAAGGCCAGAGGAGTTAATGGCCGACACATTATATGATGAGGCCATAAGTTCAGAAATATTAAGATTTATTCATGTGGGACTATTGTGTGTACAACGGAAACCGGAAAATAGGCCTAACATGTCATCTGTGATTTTTATGTTAAAGGGTGAAAAGTTACTCCCGAAACCATGTGAGCCTGGGTTCTACGATGGAAGAGACTATACAAATAGCACAGGATCTACTTCAAAGGGGTGTTCAATAAATGAAGCTTCAATCTCATTGTTAGAAGCTCGATAG
- the LOC131593331 gene encoding G-type lectin S-receptor-like serine/threonine-protein kinase At4g27290 isoform X1: MENIHKVLLVMLIFFCSTIPTFSNQNTLTPNQFIQHNETLVSAGGTFEAGFFNFGDPQRQYFGIWYKSILPRTIVWVANRETPVQNSTGLLKLNDQGNLVIHDDSKGVVWSSNSSRIVVKPAAVQLLDSGNLVVKDANSTVNFFWESFDYPGNTFLAGMKLKSNLVTGPYKYLTSWRSSEDPAEGECSHRIDTHGFPQLVTAKGATFLYRAGSWNGFLFTGISWQRLSRILNYSVVFTDKEFSYQYETMNSSIITIMVLDPSGNSQRLLWSNKSQVWEDIANRPADLCDNYALCGINSNCNINDFPICECLEGFMPKFQTKWDSSNWSDGCVRKTHLNCLRGDGFLKYTSMKLPDTSSSWFDKSMSLEKCKTVCLKNCSCTAYANLDIRYGGSGCLLWFDNIVDMRVHPDQGQDIYIRLASSEFDHKKNTRNLKRAGTLAGVIAFIIGLTIIVLVTSAYKKRLGKPGCIKVLLHKKEKEDVDLATIFDFSTIANATNHFSNRNKLGEGGFGPVYKGIMVDGQEIAVKRLSKTSGQGTEEFKNEVLLMATLQHRNLVKLLGCSIQQDEKLLIYEFMPNKSLDCFIFDATRSKLLDWRKRLEIIDGIARGLLYLHQDSTLRIIHRDLKTSNILLDIDMIPKISDFGLARSFMGDQAEANTNRVMGTYGYMPPEYAVRGSFSIKSDVFSFGVVVLEIISGKKNSGFDDPQNHLNLLGHAWRLWIEERPHEFIADISYDADICSEIIRFIHVGLLCVQQQPENRPNMSSVVFMLKGEKLLPKPSEPGFYGGRDDINNTGSSSKGCSINEASMSLLEGR; encoded by the exons ATGGAGAACATCCATAAGGTGTTATTGGTAATGCTAATCTTCTTTTGCTCCACCATACCCACTTTCTCTAATCAGAACACTCTCACTCCAAATCAGTTTATTCAACATAATGAAACACTTGTTTCTGCAGGTGGAACCTTTGAAGCAGGATTTTTCAATTTTGGAGATCCCCAACGCCAATACTTCGGTATATGGTACAAAAGCATATTACCTAGGACTATTGTGTGGGTTGCTAATAGAGAGACTCCTGTACAAAACTCAACAGGATTGCTGAAACTAAATGATCAGGGAAATCTTGTTATTCATGATGACTCGAAAGGCGTTGTTTGGTCCTCCAATTCATCGAGAATTGTGGTGAAACCAGCTGCAGTGCAGTTGTTGGATTCAGGAAACCTTGTTGTGAAAGATGCAAACAGCACTGTGAACTTTTTTTGGGAAAGTTTTGATTATCCTGGTAACACTTTTCTTGCTGGAATGAAGCTGAAAAGTAATTTAGTAACTGGTCCATATAAATATCTCACATCTTGGAGAAGCTCTGAAGATCCTGCTGAAGGTGAATGCTCACATAGGATAGATACGCATGGTTTTCCTCAACTGGTTACTGCAAAGGGAGCAACATTTCTATATAGAGCAGGGTCATGGAATGGATTTCTTTTCACTGGTATTTCTTGGCAAAGATTGTCTAGAATCTTGAATTACTCGGTAGTGTTCACCGACAAAGAATTCTCTTATCAGTATGAAACTATGAACAGTTCAATTATTACTATAATGGTGTTAGATCCTTCCGGAAATTCACAGCGTCTTCTTTGGTCCAATAAGTCACAAGTTTGGGAGGATATAGCTAATCGTCCTGCAGACCTGTGTGATAATTATGCCTTGTGTGGTATCAACTCTAACTGCAATATTAATGACTTTCCAATATGTGAATGCCTGGAAGGTTTCAtgccaaaatttcaaacaaagTGGGACTCATCAAACTGGTCTGACGGGTGTGTAAGGAAAACACATTTAAACTGTCTCCGCGGAGATGGATTTTTGAAGTACACAAGCATGAAGTTGCCAGATACGTCATCATCGTGGTTTGACAAGAGCATGAGCCTTGAGAAATGCAAGACTGTGTGTTTGAAAAACTGTTCTTGCACTGCGTATGCAAATTTGGATATCAGATATGGTGGTAGTGGCTGCTTACTTTGGTTTGACAACATTGTCGACATGAGAGTTCATCCAGACCAAGGGCAAGACATTTACATAAGACTCGCATCTTCAGAATTTG ATCATAAAAAGAATACGAGGAACTTGAAGCGTGCTGGGACTCTTGCAGGAGTTATTGCATTCATTATAGGACTGACCATTATTGTATTGGTCACATCAGCGTATAAAAAGAGGCTTGGTAAGCCAG GATGCATAAAAGTGTTACTTCACAAGAAGGAAAAGGAAGATGTTGACTTGGCAACAATATTTGACTTTTCGACCATTGCTAATGCAACAAATCACTTCTCTAACAGAAACAAGTTAGGAGAAGGTGGTTTTGGACCAGTGTACAAG GGCATAATGGTAGATGGCCAAGAGATTGCTGTTAAGAGGCTTTCTAAAACATCAGGACAAGGAACTGAGGAATTCAAAAATGAAGTATTGTTGATGGCAACACTTCAACACCGTAATCTTGTAAAACTTCTTGGTTGTTCTATACAACAAGATGAAAAGTTATTGATCTACGAATTCATGCCCAACAAAAGCCTGGATTGCTTTATTTTTG ATGCCACACGAAGTAAATTACTAGATTGGAGAAAGCGCTTAGAAATTATTGATGGGATTGCTCGGGGTCTGCTGTATCTCCATCAGGATTCTACGCTAAGAATCATACATAGAGATCTCAAAACCAGCAATATTCTTCTTGATATTGATATGATCCCAAAGATTTCAGATTTCGGTTTAGCGAGATCATTTATGGGAGACCAAGCTGAGGCTAATACAAATAGAGTGATGGGAACATA TGGATATATGCCTCCAGAATATGCAGTGCGTGGATCCTTCTCAATAAAATCTGATGTTTTTAGCTTTGGAGTTGTTGTACTTGAGATAATTAGCGGTAAGAAGAATAGCGGATTTGATGACCCTCAAAATCATCTAAACCTTCTTGGGCAT GCATGGAGACTATGGATTGAAGAAAGGCCACATGAGTTCATAGCTGATATATCTTATGATGCGGATATCTGTTCAGAAATAATAAGATTTATTCATGTTGGTCTATTGTGTGTACAACAGCAACCCGAAAATAGGCCTAACATGTCATCCGTAGTTTTTATGTTAAAAGGTGAAAAATTACTCCCCAAACCAAGTGAGCCCGGGTTCTATGGAGGAAGAGATGATATAAATAACACAGGATCTTCTTCAAAGGGTTGTTCAATAAATGAAGCTTCGATGTCATTGTTAGAGGGCCGATAG
- the LOC131593331 gene encoding G-type lectin S-receptor-like serine/threonine-protein kinase At4g27290 isoform X2, whose amino-acid sequence MENIHKVLLVMLIFFCSTIPTFSNQNTLTPNQFIQHNETLVSAGGTFEAGFFNFGDPQRQYFGIWYKSILPRTIVWVANRETPVQNSTGLLKLNDQGNLVIHDDSKGVVWSSNSSRIVVKPAAVQLLDSGNLVVKDANSTVNFFWESFDYPGNTFLAGMKLKSNLVTGPYKYLTSWRSSEDPAEGECSHRIDTHGFPQLVTAKGATFLYRAGSWNGFLFTGISWQRLSRILNYSVVFTDKEFSYQYETMNSSIITIMVLDPSGNSQRLLWSNKSQVWEDIANRPADLCDNYALCGINSNCNINDFPICECLEGFMPKFQTKWDSSNWSDGCVRKTHLNCLRGDGFLKYTSMKLPDTSSSWFDKSMSLEKCKTVCLKNCSCTAYANLDIRYGGSGCLLWFDNIVDMRVHPDQGQDIYIRLASSEFDHKKNTRNLKRAGTLAGVIAFIIGLTIIVLVTSAYKKRLGCIKVLLHKKEKEDVDLATIFDFSTIANATNHFSNRNKLGEGGFGPVYKGIMVDGQEIAVKRLSKTSGQGTEEFKNEVLLMATLQHRNLVKLLGCSIQQDEKLLIYEFMPNKSLDCFIFDATRSKLLDWRKRLEIIDGIARGLLYLHQDSTLRIIHRDLKTSNILLDIDMIPKISDFGLARSFMGDQAEANTNRVMGTYGYMPPEYAVRGSFSIKSDVFSFGVVVLEIISGKKNSGFDDPQNHLNLLGHAWRLWIEERPHEFIADISYDADICSEIIRFIHVGLLCVQQQPENRPNMSSVVFMLKGEKLLPKPSEPGFYGGRDDINNTGSSSKGCSINEASMSLLEGR is encoded by the exons ATGGAGAACATCCATAAGGTGTTATTGGTAATGCTAATCTTCTTTTGCTCCACCATACCCACTTTCTCTAATCAGAACACTCTCACTCCAAATCAGTTTATTCAACATAATGAAACACTTGTTTCTGCAGGTGGAACCTTTGAAGCAGGATTTTTCAATTTTGGAGATCCCCAACGCCAATACTTCGGTATATGGTACAAAAGCATATTACCTAGGACTATTGTGTGGGTTGCTAATAGAGAGACTCCTGTACAAAACTCAACAGGATTGCTGAAACTAAATGATCAGGGAAATCTTGTTATTCATGATGACTCGAAAGGCGTTGTTTGGTCCTCCAATTCATCGAGAATTGTGGTGAAACCAGCTGCAGTGCAGTTGTTGGATTCAGGAAACCTTGTTGTGAAAGATGCAAACAGCACTGTGAACTTTTTTTGGGAAAGTTTTGATTATCCTGGTAACACTTTTCTTGCTGGAATGAAGCTGAAAAGTAATTTAGTAACTGGTCCATATAAATATCTCACATCTTGGAGAAGCTCTGAAGATCCTGCTGAAGGTGAATGCTCACATAGGATAGATACGCATGGTTTTCCTCAACTGGTTACTGCAAAGGGAGCAACATTTCTATATAGAGCAGGGTCATGGAATGGATTTCTTTTCACTGGTATTTCTTGGCAAAGATTGTCTAGAATCTTGAATTACTCGGTAGTGTTCACCGACAAAGAATTCTCTTATCAGTATGAAACTATGAACAGTTCAATTATTACTATAATGGTGTTAGATCCTTCCGGAAATTCACAGCGTCTTCTTTGGTCCAATAAGTCACAAGTTTGGGAGGATATAGCTAATCGTCCTGCAGACCTGTGTGATAATTATGCCTTGTGTGGTATCAACTCTAACTGCAATATTAATGACTTTCCAATATGTGAATGCCTGGAAGGTTTCAtgccaaaatttcaaacaaagTGGGACTCATCAAACTGGTCTGACGGGTGTGTAAGGAAAACACATTTAAACTGTCTCCGCGGAGATGGATTTTTGAAGTACACAAGCATGAAGTTGCCAGATACGTCATCATCGTGGTTTGACAAGAGCATGAGCCTTGAGAAATGCAAGACTGTGTGTTTGAAAAACTGTTCTTGCACTGCGTATGCAAATTTGGATATCAGATATGGTGGTAGTGGCTGCTTACTTTGGTTTGACAACATTGTCGACATGAGAGTTCATCCAGACCAAGGGCAAGACATTTACATAAGACTCGCATCTTCAGAATTTG ATCATAAAAAGAATACGAGGAACTTGAAGCGTGCTGGGACTCTTGCAGGAGTTATTGCATTCATTATAGGACTGACCATTATTGTATTGGTCACATCAGCGTATAAAAAGAGGCTTG GATGCATAAAAGTGTTACTTCACAAGAAGGAAAAGGAAGATGTTGACTTGGCAACAATATTTGACTTTTCGACCATTGCTAATGCAACAAATCACTTCTCTAACAGAAACAAGTTAGGAGAAGGTGGTTTTGGACCAGTGTACAAG GGCATAATGGTAGATGGCCAAGAGATTGCTGTTAAGAGGCTTTCTAAAACATCAGGACAAGGAACTGAGGAATTCAAAAATGAAGTATTGTTGATGGCAACACTTCAACACCGTAATCTTGTAAAACTTCTTGGTTGTTCTATACAACAAGATGAAAAGTTATTGATCTACGAATTCATGCCCAACAAAAGCCTGGATTGCTTTATTTTTG ATGCCACACGAAGTAAATTACTAGATTGGAGAAAGCGCTTAGAAATTATTGATGGGATTGCTCGGGGTCTGCTGTATCTCCATCAGGATTCTACGCTAAGAATCATACATAGAGATCTCAAAACCAGCAATATTCTTCTTGATATTGATATGATCCCAAAGATTTCAGATTTCGGTTTAGCGAGATCATTTATGGGAGACCAAGCTGAGGCTAATACAAATAGAGTGATGGGAACATA TGGATATATGCCTCCAGAATATGCAGTGCGTGGATCCTTCTCAATAAAATCTGATGTTTTTAGCTTTGGAGTTGTTGTACTTGAGATAATTAGCGGTAAGAAGAATAGCGGATTTGATGACCCTCAAAATCATCTAAACCTTCTTGGGCAT GCATGGAGACTATGGATTGAAGAAAGGCCACATGAGTTCATAGCTGATATATCTTATGATGCGGATATCTGTTCAGAAATAATAAGATTTATTCATGTTGGTCTATTGTGTGTACAACAGCAACCCGAAAATAGGCCTAACATGTCATCCGTAGTTTTTATGTTAAAAGGTGAAAAATTACTCCCCAAACCAAGTGAGCCCGGGTTCTATGGAGGAAGAGATGATATAAATAACACAGGATCTTCTTCAAAGGGTTGTTCAATAAATGAAGCTTCGATGTCATTGTTAGAGGGCCGATAG